From the genome of Blautia hydrogenotrophica DSM 10507:
TAAATGCCCAGGAAGGGCTGGATACACAGTTGTTAGAGAAAGGCAGCAACTTCTCTGGTGGACAGTGCCAGAGGCTGGCTCTAGCAAGAGCGCTGCTCCATGACAGTCCAATCTATATCTTTGATGAGGCTACCTCGAACATCGACATGGAGAGCGAGGAAATGATTATGGAGGTCATTCACCGTCTGGCCGAGACAAAGACGGTTATCTTGATATCCCACCGTCTTGCCAATGTGGAAGGCTCTGACTGTATCTATATGCTGAAGGACGGGATGGTGGCACAGCATGGCACTCACCATGAGCTGATGGCCCAGGGCGGCCCATACCGTGAGCTGTATCAGTATCAGAGAGAATTAGAGATGTACAGCCAGAAGGCATCCAGAGGAACACAGGGGGCGGCTGCTTTGAAATTTGAGACAGGAACAGGGGAGGTGACGGTATGAGCAAAGCCGAAAAAAATACAGGAGTGGTGGGACACAGAAGAACCGGAATTCAGATCATGGGTCAATTGATTGGGCTGGTCCGTCCCCTGCTGCCGGTCATGTGTGCGGCGATTTTGCTGGGAGTGATCGGCTATCTCTGCGCGATTTTCCTCACGATTCTGGCAGGATATGGGATGATTCACGGAATTCTATCGGTATTGGGAGTTAACACGACTCCGGAAAACGCAGGCTTTTTGGCCTCTTTAAGCCTGGTCAGTCTAGCTGTGGTGCTGGTGGTGCTGGCTGTGTTAAGAGGCGTTCTTCACTATGGAGAGCAGTACTGTAACCATTTTATTGCGTTTAAGCTGCTGGCGATCATTCGCCACAAGACCTTTGCGGTGCTTCGAAAGCTCTGTCCCGCGAAGCTGGAAGGAAGAGACAAGGGAAATCTGATATCAATTATCACCTCAGATATTGAACTGCTGGAGGTCTTCTATGCGCACACGATCTCTCCCATTGCCATCGCGTTTTTGACATCCCTTGTGATGGTGATCTTCATCGGCGTGCATTCGCTGGGAGCGGGTCTGCTGGCACTGGCAGGCTATGTGACGGTCGGCGTGGCGATACCTCTGGTGAACGGAAGAAAGGGCGCTGCAAAGGGAATGGAATTTCGAACCTCCTTCGGTGATCTGAACAGCTTTATCCTGGGTTCTCTGAGGGGGCTAGATGAGACGATTCAGTATGGAGACGGACAAAACCGTATGAGCCAGATGGAGAAACGTTCCAGAGAGCTTGGCAAAATGCAGAAAGATCTGAACCGTCTGGAAGCGTCCCAGAAGTCGGTGACGAACCTGGCAATTTTGCTGTTTTCCTTTGGGATGCTGTTTTTGATGCTCTATTCTTATCTGGGAAGTAGTGTCAGCTTTGAGAATTTCTTGATTGCGACCATTGCCATGATGGGGTCTTTCGGACCGGTGGTAGCTCTGTCGAGCCTCTCCAACAATCTAAATCAGACTCTTGCCAGCGGGGAGAGGGTGCTCTCTCTTCTGGAAGAGATTCCGCAGGTGGAGGAAGTGACCGGGCAGGAAGAGATTGGCTTTGCGGGGGCGGCAGCTTGCCAGGTGGATTTCTCTTACGAGGAGGAGCAGATTTTGAAGGACTATTCCATCCAGATTCCCAAGGGGAGAATCATTGGTATTCACGGAGTCAGCGGCTCCGGGAAGTCTACGCTGCTGAAGCTGCTGATGCGTTTCTGGGACGTGCAACAGGGACAGATGCAAATCTCCGGGGAAGATGTCCGTAGAGTGAATACCTCGAATCTGAGAGATTTGGAGTCATACGTGACGCAGGAAACTTATCTGTTTCACGATTCCATTGCCAATAATATAGCGGTGGGAAAACCGGGAGCTGATAGAGATGAGATCATGGAAGCTGCAAAAAAGGCTTCCATTCATGATTTTATCATGACCCTCCCAAAGGGCTACGATACGCAGGTAGGGGAGCTGGGAGATACGCTCTCAGGCGGGGAGCGGCAGAGAATCGGAATTGCCAGGGCTTTTCTTCACGATGCGCCGCTGATGCTACTGGATGAACCTACCAGTAATCTGGATTCCCTAAATGAGGGAATGATTTTGAAATCTCTAAAGGAATCCTGGGATGAGAAGACGGTAGTTCTGGTCTCTCATAGAAAATCCACAATGAATCTAGCAGATATCGTCTATACGATGGACCATGGACGCCTTTCGTAAATCGGAAAGGGAAAAGATTACAGAACGGTTTGGAAGCAAAAACAGGTACCATGAAGGTTTGGCGCGATAAGCC
Proteins encoded in this window:
- a CDS encoding amino acid ABC transporter ATP-binding/permease protein, which encodes MSKAEKNTGVVGHRRTGIQIMGQLIGLVRPLLPVMCAAILLGVIGYLCAIFLTILAGYGMIHGILSVLGVNTTPENAGFLASLSLVSLAVVLVVLAVLRGVLHYGEQYCNHFIAFKLLAIIRHKTFAVLRKLCPAKLEGRDKGNLISIITSDIELLEVFYAHTISPIAIAFLTSLVMVIFIGVHSLGAGLLALAGYVTVGVAIPLVNGRKGAAKGMEFRTSFGDLNSFILGSLRGLDETIQYGDGQNRMSQMEKRSRELGKMQKDLNRLEASQKSVTNLAILLFSFGMLFLMLYSYLGSSVSFENFLIATIAMMGSFGPVVALSSLSNNLNQTLASGERVLSLLEEIPQVEEVTGQEEIGFAGAAACQVDFSYEEEQILKDYSIQIPKGRIIGIHGVSGSGKSTLLKLLMRFWDVQQGQMQISGEDVRRVNTSNLRDLESYVTQETYLFHDSIANNIAVGKPGADRDEIMEAAKKASIHDFIMTLPKGYDTQVGELGDTLSGGERQRIGIARAFLHDAPLMLLDEPTSNLDSLNEGMILKSLKESWDEKTVVLVSHRKSTMNLADIVYTMDHGRLS